One Dermacentor silvarum isolate Dsil-2018 chromosome 10, BIME_Dsil_1.4, whole genome shotgun sequence genomic window carries:
- the LOC119431014 gene encoding serine/threonine-protein phosphatase 4 regulatory subunit 2-A isoform X2 gives MNSSKEALLDELTDFVSQKPAEIPSVLDEYLCHIAKTGDTLFPWHKLKPLLCRKLELVMNEFHKVSPTDDLPALPNVEVFKYDEMKEKVLEAVNCFNSAPFTIQRLCELVVDPRKHYKRTDKFMRGLEKNVLVVSTIEPKSLAALQQANAAATPMVNGIPGVEDGGINGHFADTTEDSLNRMEGENGHCEDEGICADDPAEAPQPVTEEVVEEQELEPSGSAEQTNAESSECEKEADAEPSAPVEQAEAEKEAEPQPAEEIAVDTPVESIESAPSASDEEPVTHNEEPVEEAPSGASTCDKGVATEEVAEASSESGAADVSGTREESSSDDAAKEPSVSAEDHSEADALPVDASEPKPAETLAVVKEGSLEADCCDSSISEMPESEEELKEPPLKKFHPEPETHIEEQGTEEQEQPSSTSASMDDSVEEEAMESSKADASPTEDGQTEAMDTTADSTAQKDPPAEEMKAVSPDESAMEQD, from the exons ATGAACAGCAGCAAAGAGGCCCTTTTAGACGAGCTCACTG ATTTCGTGAGCCAAAAGCCCGCTGAAATTCCTTCGGTCCTCGACGAGTACCTGTGCCACATCGCGAAGACTGGCGACACTCT GTTCCCATGGCACAAGTTGAAGCCACTGCTATGTCGAAAGTTGGAACTTGTCATGAACGAATTCCACAAGGTTTCGCCTACAGACGACTTACCTGCCTTACCCAACGTGGAGGTGTTCAAGTACgatgaaatgaaagaaaaggtCCTGGAGGCCGTCAATTGCTTCAACAG TGCACCATTCACCATCCAGCGGTTGTGCGAGCTTGTGGTTGATCCTAGGAAGCACTACAAGCGCACGGACAAGTTTATGCGTGGCCTTGAGAAGAATGTCCTGGTTGTGAGCACAATTGAACCAAAGTCTCTTGC TGCACTACAGCAAGCTAATGCTGCTGCAACGCCGATGGTCAACGGCATTCCTGGAGTGGAAGATGGTGGAATCAATGGCCATTTCGCTGACACCACGGAGGACTCACTCAATCGCATGGAAGGGGAAAATGGTCACTGTGAAGATGAGGGCATCTGTGCCGATGACCCCG CTGAAGCGCCGCAGCCAGTCACAGAAGAAGTAGTTGAAGAGCAAGAACTTGAGCCATCAGGCTCCGCCGAGCAGACCAACGCAGAGTCGTCAGAGTGCGAAAAGGAAGCAGATGCTGAACCTTCAGCTCCAGTTGAGCAAGCCGAAGCTGAGAAAGAAGCAGAGCCACAACCTGCAGAAGAAATCGCAGTGGATACACCAGTAGAAAGCATAGAGTCTGCACCATCCGCCAGCGACGAGGAGCCTGTTACACATAATGAAGAACCTGTGGAGGAAGCACCATCAGGAGCAAGTACGTGTGATAAAGGCGTTGCAACTGAGGAGGTTGCTGAAGCATCGAGCGAAAGTGGTGCTGCAGATGTATCTGGCACTCGGGAAGAGTCGTCATCTGATGATGCAGCGAAAg AGCCATCCGTCTCGGCAGAGGACCACTCGGAAGCTGACGCCCTGCCAGTTGATGCTTCTGAGCCGAAACCGGCAGAAACTTTGGCTGTGGTTAAGGAAGGCTCGTTGGAAGCGGACTGCTGTGACTCCAGCATTTCTGAAATGCCAGAAAGCGAGGAAGAACTGAAGGAGCCCCCACTGAAGAAGTTTCATCCTGAACCTGAAACGCACATAGAAGAACAGGGAACGGAGGAGCAGGAACAGCCATCTTCGACATCGGCGTCAATGGATGATAGCGTTGAAGAGGAAGCTATG GAGAGTTCAAAGGCAGACGCGTCACCTACAGAAGATGGTCAGACAGAGGCCATGGACACGACTGCTGACAGCACTGCCCAGAAGGACCCGCCAGCCGAGGAGATGAAGGCAGTGAGTCCTGACGAGTCTGCTATGGAACAGGACTGA
- the LOC119431014 gene encoding serine/threonine-protein phosphatase 4 regulatory subunit 2-A isoform X1 encodes MNSSKEALLDELTDFVSQKPAEIPSVLDEYLCHIAKTGDTLFPWHKLKPLLCRKLELVMNEFHKVSPTDDLPALPNVEVFKYDEMKEKVLEAVNCFNSAPFTIQRLCELVVDPRKHYKRTDKFMRGLEKNVLVVSTIEPKSLAALQQANAAATPMVNGIPGVEDGGINGHFADTTEDSLNRMEGENGHCEDEGICADDPGTNVEVPSSAADDASLAEAPQPVTEEVVEEQELEPSGSAEQTNAESSECEKEADAEPSAPVEQAEAEKEAEPQPAEEIAVDTPVESIESAPSASDEEPVTHNEEPVEEAPSGASTCDKGVATEEVAEASSESGAADVSGTREESSSDDAAKEPSVSAEDHSEADALPVDASEPKPAETLAVVKEGSLEADCCDSSISEMPESEEELKEPPLKKFHPEPETHIEEQGTEEQEQPSSTSASMDDSVEEEAMESSKADASPTEDGQTEAMDTTADSTAQKDPPAEEMKAVSPDESAMEQD; translated from the exons ATGAACAGCAGCAAAGAGGCCCTTTTAGACGAGCTCACTG ATTTCGTGAGCCAAAAGCCCGCTGAAATTCCTTCGGTCCTCGACGAGTACCTGTGCCACATCGCGAAGACTGGCGACACTCT GTTCCCATGGCACAAGTTGAAGCCACTGCTATGTCGAAAGTTGGAACTTGTCATGAACGAATTCCACAAGGTTTCGCCTACAGACGACTTACCTGCCTTACCCAACGTGGAGGTGTTCAAGTACgatgaaatgaaagaaaaggtCCTGGAGGCCGTCAATTGCTTCAACAG TGCACCATTCACCATCCAGCGGTTGTGCGAGCTTGTGGTTGATCCTAGGAAGCACTACAAGCGCACGGACAAGTTTATGCGTGGCCTTGAGAAGAATGTCCTGGTTGTGAGCACAATTGAACCAAAGTCTCTTGC TGCACTACAGCAAGCTAATGCTGCTGCAACGCCGATGGTCAACGGCATTCCTGGAGTGGAAGATGGTGGAATCAATGGCCATTTCGCTGACACCACGGAGGACTCACTCAATCGCATGGAAGGGGAAAATGGTCACTGTGAAGATGAGGGCATCTGTGCCGATGACCCCGGTACCAACGTTGAGGTTCCGTCTTCTGCTGCCGACGACGCAAGCTTGG CTGAAGCGCCGCAGCCAGTCACAGAAGAAGTAGTTGAAGAGCAAGAACTTGAGCCATCAGGCTCCGCCGAGCAGACCAACGCAGAGTCGTCAGAGTGCGAAAAGGAAGCAGATGCTGAACCTTCAGCTCCAGTTGAGCAAGCCGAAGCTGAGAAAGAAGCAGAGCCACAACCTGCAGAAGAAATCGCAGTGGATACACCAGTAGAAAGCATAGAGTCTGCACCATCCGCCAGCGACGAGGAGCCTGTTACACATAATGAAGAACCTGTGGAGGAAGCACCATCAGGAGCAAGTACGTGTGATAAAGGCGTTGCAACTGAGGAGGTTGCTGAAGCATCGAGCGAAAGTGGTGCTGCAGATGTATCTGGCACTCGGGAAGAGTCGTCATCTGATGATGCAGCGAAAg AGCCATCCGTCTCGGCAGAGGACCACTCGGAAGCTGACGCCCTGCCAGTTGATGCTTCTGAGCCGAAACCGGCAGAAACTTTGGCTGTGGTTAAGGAAGGCTCGTTGGAAGCGGACTGCTGTGACTCCAGCATTTCTGAAATGCCAGAAAGCGAGGAAGAACTGAAGGAGCCCCCACTGAAGAAGTTTCATCCTGAACCTGAAACGCACATAGAAGAACAGGGAACGGAGGAGCAGGAACAGCCATCTTCGACATCGGCGTCAATGGATGATAGCGTTGAAGAGGAAGCTATG GAGAGTTCAAAGGCAGACGCGTCACCTACAGAAGATGGTCAGACAGAGGCCATGGACACGACTGCTGACAGCACTGCCCAGAAGGACCCGCCAGCCGAGGAGATGAAGGCAGTGAGTCCTGACGAGTCTGCTATGGAACAGGACTGA